A single Denticeps clupeoides chromosome 7, fDenClu1.1, whole genome shotgun sequence DNA region contains:
- the LOC114793679 gene encoding ataxin-7-like protein 3, which yields MKMEGMSLSGLDSTKLETLAQDIYSDLVEDACLGLCFEVHRAVKQGYFFLDETDQESMKDFEIVDQPGVDIFGQVFNQWKNKECVCPNCSRSIAASRFAPHLEKCLGMGRNSSRIANRRIASSNNMNKSESDQEDNDDLNDNDWSYGSEKKAKKRKSEKNPNSPRRSKSLKHKNGELGTGMNPDLYKYNYSTGINYETLGPEELRSLLTTQCGVVSEHTKKMCTRSTLPDPDSVVESDGYDAADGQVLMSRFVWDGSSDISPSDSASSKASTNNSDSKRPKKKKKPGSVSVGGAVAERGPERGSGAVNAGVGSSSSSSSSSSSSQAALTIPNRKKKPKFSAPSALSSYDELN from the exons ATGAAAATGGAGGGCATGTCTCTGTCGGGCCTGGACAGCACCAAGCTGGAG ACTCTAGCTCAGGACATCTACTCGGACCTGGTGGAGGACGCCTGCCTGGGCCTGTGTTTCGAGGTGCACAGGGCGGTGAAACAAGGTTATTTCTTCCTGGACGAGACGGACCAGGAGAGCATGAAGGATTTTG AAATTGTGGACCAGCCGGGAGTAGATATATTTGGGCAGGTGTTCAACCAGTGGAAGAACAAGGAGTGCGTGTGTCCGAACTGCAGCCGGAGCATCGCGGCCTCGCGCTTCGCGCCACATCTGGAGAAGTGCCTGGGCATGGGCAGGAACAGCAGCCGCATCGCCAACCGCCG GATAGCCAGCAGTAACAACATGAACAAGTCGGAAAGTGACCAGGAGGACAACGATGACCTCAATGACAACGACTGGTCCTACGGGTCGGAAAAGAAAG CTAAGAAGAGGAAGTCGGAGAAG AATCCTAATTCACCCCGGAGGTCCAAgtcattaaaacataaaaacg GGGAACTCGGTACTGGCATGAACCCCGACCTCTACAAG TATAACTACAGCACAGGCATCAACTACGAAACTCTCGGCCCGGAGGAGCTGAGGTCTTTACTGACCACG CAATGCGGGGttgtgtcagaacacacaaagAAGATGTGCACCAG GTCGACGTTGCCGGATCCAGACTCGGTGGTGGAGAGTGACGGTTACGACGCTGCTGACGGACAGGTGCTCATGAGTCGCTTTGTGTGGGACGGTTCATCAGATATCTCCCCTTCTGACTCCGCCTCCTCGAAAGCCA GCACGAATAACTCTGACTCCAAGAgaccaaagaagaagaagaagcctgGCTCTGTGTCCGTGGGCGGCGCGGTGGCAGAGCGGGGACCGGAGAGGGGGAGCGGCGCGGTGAACGCCGGGGtggggagcagcagcagcagcagcagcagctccagctcctcCCAGGCGGCCCTCACCATCCCCAACCGGAAGAAAAAGCCCAAGTTCTCAGCACCTTCGGCCCTCAGCAGCTACGACGAGCTGAACTGA
- the LOC114793653 gene encoding cilia- and flagella-associated protein 70-like isoform X1 codes for MSLPVQIMVLRGRNLRGCKAGSFLSLVRAEFNHAVLGDSQKLQVAADGAVDFNLACSFECSDLLNTLDDVAHKPVILSVLEVLAKEKKKEEKTLVLGQAAVDLLPLLRGRCSFSVSVPLFPTPALPTNEDTTMLDVSVSVPEPLLPDDQVSQSNLLKVTLETAYSVPDVWVAASGIPCSYVAALQVPVTAEREQILMFSDGTLRMGGQREPLPRPKKWPAGPEFCLSSAQNIPESWIQEEAVDEEDGDLSTQEDKEFRLDVETNKKRVSWDTERRCLLDAGGVSCLKRRILKSRLWPVEVMRSLQSDLPKGGKGRKEKGDEEPQISFHGVAYVDLTPLLYPGATRIHGAYRLHPFYESDLQLKTNRNHSILHEAFQAPATQFKGPRTSSSIGSFKAPLSKAVKETKEPSKQSKPADSLTEEALVVNEEGQMFADSRTYIVLEIALEKPLVPKKAPEEVNKRVAELIHPRPALPPRLCGAERAVQDFHSQISSIAEHVLQQYQQQFGAPPPGPAPALDISSQEQRRAQLLGELNYSGKYFSFKEQLKYSVVRVVREKMLRSEAFREPEQLRAFLSQLYIFLVDEMHVALNKPLSVDAEVLQHPPPQLSCVQIRQFAREAEMNQDYALAKHYYLEQLAQDRSNAAHWFDFGSFCMLTSDLQKADECFRQAVSVQQTHLPSLLMCGILAEMNGHTEEAEAFLEGATCVEPSSGLSWTLFGLFHQGQGNSVQAEMAFLEASKLHAGGPQKKTPELQTEILQEARKGDNRGSGGPDERAETPPSTTIYMAAAEFLLEHHALQMAQRALSQELLCPQGGLSASYHLALARLHMLRGEYADAESGLQEALRKTVEDPDVWATHGHLHYLTGAAREAQKCYERTLLLARRACDTHLVYLRLGTIYLQGAEFQKARLTYLRACRASPSCLTWLGLGVACYRMGDLAEAEDALTEANLLNNNHPLVWAYLALVCLRTGRKLEAEQCYKYTVKLNLHNQELLQEIKGLQAQAGFGDPSFQTFPAPYGP; via the exons atgtcGCTTCCTGTACAAATAATGGTCCTGCGGGGCCGCAATTTG AGAGGCTGCAAGGCCGGGTCTTTCCTCAGCCTCGTGCGGGCCGAGTTCAACCACGCCGTGCTGGGAGACTCCCAGAAGCTCCAGGTGGCTGCAGATGGAGCTGTGGACTTCAACCTGGCCTGCAGCTTCGAGTGCTCCGACCTGCTCAACACCCTGGACGACGTGGCGCACAAACCCGTCATCT TGAGCGTCCTCGAGGTCCTGGCcaaggagaagaaaaaggaggagaagacCCTCGTCCTGGGGCAAGCCGCGGTGGACCTGCTGCCCCTTCTGCGCG GTCGGTGCAGTTTCTCCGTCTCTGTGCCGCTGTTCCCGACACCGGCGCTGCCCACCAACGAGGACACG accaTGCTTGATGTCTCCGTGTCTGTACCGGAACCGCTGCTCCCAGATGACCAGGTGTCTCAGTCCAACCTGCTGAAGGTCACGTTGGAGACGGCGTATTCGGTCCCAGACGTGTGGGTGGCGGCCTCAGGAATCCCCTGCAGCTACGTGGCGGCGCTGCAGGTCCCCGTCACCGCGGAG CGGGAGCAGATCCTGATGTTCTCTGATGGAACGCTCAGAATGGGGGGTCAGAGGGAACCTCTTCCTCGACccaaaaaatggcctgcagGTCCTGAGTTCTGCCTGAGTTCGGCTCAGAACATCCCAGAGTCATGGATCCAGGAGGAGGCCGTGGATGAAGAGGACGGAGATCTGAGCACCCAGGAG GATAAGGAGTTCCGTCTCGATGTAGAAACCAACAAGAAGAGGGTGAGCTGGGATACGGAACGGCGCTGCCTCCTGGATGCTGGAGGTGTATCCTG TCTGAAGCGCAGGATCTTAAAGAGCCGCCTGTGGCCAGTGGAGGTGATGAGGTCACTGCAGAGCGACCTTCCTAAAGGAGGGAAGGGCAGGAAAGAGAAG GGAGATGAAGAGCCTCAGATTTCCTTCCATGGTGTGGCATACGTTGACCTCACCCCCTTGCTGTACCCAGGTGCCACACGCATCCATGGCGCCTACAGGCTCCACCCTTTCTATGAATCAGACCTCCAGCTGAAG ACCAACCGGAACCACAGCATTTTGCATGAAGCTTTTCAGGCACCGGCCACGCAGTTCAAAGGACCTCGCACCTCATCTTCCATTGGGTCCTTCAAAGCTCCTTTGTCCAAAGCTGTCAAGGAGACCAAGGAACCTTCTAAACAG AGTAAACCTGCTGACAGCTTGACTGAGGAGGCACTGGTGGTCAATGAAGAAGGCCAG ATGTTTGCAGATTCTAGaacctacattgtacttgaaaTTGCACTGGAGAAACCACTGGTCCCGAAGAAAGCCCCAGAGGAAGTGAATAAAAG AGTGGCAGAGCTGATTCATCCAAGACCAGCCCTACCTCCCAGACTGTGTGGAGCAGAGAGA GCTGTGCAGGACTTCCACTCTCAGATATCCAGCATTGCAGAGCATGTTCTGCAGCAGTACCAACAGCAGTTCGGGGCCCCGCCCCCCGGCCCCGCCCCAGCCCTGGATATCAGCTCTCAGGAGCAGCGCAGAGCTCAGCTTCTGGGAGAGCTCAACTACTCGGGCAAATACTTTTCCTTTAAAGAGCAACTGAAG TACTCGGTGGTGCGTGTGGTGCGGGAAAAGATGCTGAGAAGTGAAGCCTTCAGGGAACCAGAGCAGCTTCGCGCCTTCCTCAGTCAGCTTTACATCTTCCTGGTGGACGAGATGCACGTAGCCCTCAACAAG CCTCTGTCTGTGGATGCTGAGGTGCTGCAACACCCCCCACCACAACTCAGCTGTGTTCAGATCCGACAGTTTGCCCGAGAAGCTGAGATGAACCAGGATTATGCCCTCGCCAAACACTACTACTTAgag cagcTGGCTCAGGACCGCAGCAACGCGGCCCATTGGTTTGACTTTGGCTCATTCTGcatgttgacctctgacctccagaAGGCAGACGAGTGTTTTCGCCAGGCCGTGTCCGTTCAGCAGACCCACCTGCCGAG TCTGCTGATGTGCGGCATCCTGGCAGAGATGAACGGCCACACCGAGGAAGCAGAAGCCTTTTTGGAAGGAGCAACTTGTGTGGAGCCCAGCAGTGGGCTGTCCTGGACTTTATTTG GACTGTTCCATCAGGGCCAGGGCAACAGCGTTCAGGCTGAGATGGCGTTTCTGGAAGCTAGCAAGCTGCACGCTGGAGGTCCTcagaaaaaaaccccagaaCTACAGACAGAGATTCTGCAAGAGGCACGGAAGGGGGACAACCGAGGCAGTGGAGGCCCTGATGAGAGGGCCGAGACCCCCCCGTCCACCACTATATACATGGCGGCTGCAGAGTTCCTGCTGGAGCATCATGCGCTGCAG ATGGCCCAGAGGGCCTTGTCCCAGGAGCTgctgtgtccccagggggggctGAGCGCCTCCTACCACCTGGCCCTGGCCCGCCTGCACATGCTCAGAGGAGAGTACGCCGACGCCGAGTCCGGCCTGCAGGAGGCGCTGAGGAAGACTGTCGAG GACCCAGATGTTTGGGCCACGCACGGTCACCTGCACTACCTGACTGGTGCAGCCAGGGAGGCGCAGAAGTGCTACGAGAGGACGCTGCTGCTGGCGAGGCGGGCGTGTGACACGCACCTGGTCTACCTGCGCCTGGGCACCATCTACCTGCAGGGAGCGGAG TTTCAGAAGGCCAGGCTGACGTACCTGCGGGCCTGCAGGGCGTCGCCATCCTGCCTCACCTGGCTGGGCCTGGGCGTGGCCTGTTACCGG aTGGGGGACCTGGCAGAGGCTGAAGATGCCCTCACCGAGGCCAACCTTCTCAACAACAACCACCCGCTGGTGTGGGCGTACCTGGCACTAGTCTGCCTGCGG ACGGGGAGGAAGCTGGAGGCGGAGCAGTGCTATAAATACACGGTCAAG CTCAACTTACACAACCAGGAGCTTCTGCAGGAGATCAAGGGGCTGCAGGCTCAGGCTGGCTTCGGAGACCCCAGTTTTCAAACATTTCCTGCTCCTTATGGGCCATAA
- the LOC114793689 gene encoding polyubiquitin-like, producing MEIQIVSFSGEKFSLVVGLETTVGELKQKIRQRCNLPLHNDLKLSAENGQRSVLDQDSRTLVSHGLQHGSQVMVLITQAQPFQVFLKNDKGQVHTYDVTREETVSSFKQKVFNKERVPLSQQRLIYNGRQMEDGGTLSQYNVGPESTIFLELRLRGG from the coding sequence ATGGAGATCCAGATCGTTTCCTTTTCTGGTGAGAAGTTCTCCCTGGTGGTGGGCCTGGAGACCACGGTGGGGGAACTGAAGCAGAAGATCCGTCAGCGCTGCAACCTGCCGCTCCACAACGACCTGAAGCTGTCAGCTGAGAACGGCCAGAGGAGCGTCCTGGACCAGGACAGCAGAACCCTGGTCTCTCACGGCCTCCAGCACGGATCCCAGGTCATGGTGCTGATCACACAAGCTCAGCCCTTCCAGGTGTTCCTGAAGAATGATAAAGGCCAGGTTCACACCTACGACGTGACCCGGGAGGAGACGGTGAGCTCCTTCAAGCAGAAGGTCTTCAACAAGGAGCGGGTCCCTCTGAGTCAGCAGCGACTGATTTATAATGGGAGGCAGATGGAGGACGGAGGGACGCTGTCCCAGTACAACGTTGGTCCAGAGAGCACCATCTTCCTGGAACTGCGCCTCAGAGGGGGCTGA
- the LOC114793653 gene encoding cilia- and flagella-associated protein 70-like isoform X2, which yields MLDVSVSVPEPLLPDDQVSQSNLLKVTLETAYSVPDVWVAASGIPCSYVAALQVPVTAEREQILMFSDGTLRMGGQREPLPRPKKWPAGPEFCLSSAQNIPESWIQEEAVDEEDGDLSTQEDKEFRLDVETNKKRVSWDTERRCLLDAGGVSCLKRRILKSRLWPVEVMRSLQSDLPKGGKGRKEKGDEEPQISFHGVAYVDLTPLLYPGATRIHGAYRLHPFYESDLQLKTNRNHSILHEAFQAPATQFKGPRTSSSIGSFKAPLSKAVKETKEPSKQSKPADSLTEEALVVNEEGQMFADSRTYIVLEIALEKPLVPKKAPEEVNKRVAELIHPRPALPPRLCGAERAVQDFHSQISSIAEHVLQQYQQQFGAPPPGPAPALDISSQEQRRAQLLGELNYSGKYFSFKEQLKYSVVRVVREKMLRSEAFREPEQLRAFLSQLYIFLVDEMHVALNKPLSVDAEVLQHPPPQLSCVQIRQFAREAEMNQDYALAKHYYLEQLAQDRSNAAHWFDFGSFCMLTSDLQKADECFRQAVSVQQTHLPSLLMCGILAEMNGHTEEAEAFLEGATCVEPSSGLSWTLFGLFHQGQGNSVQAEMAFLEASKLHAGGPQKKTPELQTEILQEARKGDNRGSGGPDERAETPPSTTIYMAAAEFLLEHHALQMAQRALSQELLCPQGGLSASYHLALARLHMLRGEYADAESGLQEALRKTVEDPDVWATHGHLHYLTGAAREAQKCYERTLLLARRACDTHLVYLRLGTIYLQGAEFQKARLTYLRACRASPSCLTWLGLGVACYRMGDLAEAEDALTEANLLNNNHPLVWAYLALVCLRTGRKLEAEQCYKYTVKLNLHNQELLQEIKGLQAQAGFGDPSFQTFPAPYGP from the exons aTGCTTGATGTCTCCGTGTCTGTACCGGAACCGCTGCTCCCAGATGACCAGGTGTCTCAGTCCAACCTGCTGAAGGTCACGTTGGAGACGGCGTATTCGGTCCCAGACGTGTGGGTGGCGGCCTCAGGAATCCCCTGCAGCTACGTGGCGGCGCTGCAGGTCCCCGTCACCGCGGAG CGGGAGCAGATCCTGATGTTCTCTGATGGAACGCTCAGAATGGGGGGTCAGAGGGAACCTCTTCCTCGACccaaaaaatggcctgcagGTCCTGAGTTCTGCCTGAGTTCGGCTCAGAACATCCCAGAGTCATGGATCCAGGAGGAGGCCGTGGATGAAGAGGACGGAGATCTGAGCACCCAGGAG GATAAGGAGTTCCGTCTCGATGTAGAAACCAACAAGAAGAGGGTGAGCTGGGATACGGAACGGCGCTGCCTCCTGGATGCTGGAGGTGTATCCTG TCTGAAGCGCAGGATCTTAAAGAGCCGCCTGTGGCCAGTGGAGGTGATGAGGTCACTGCAGAGCGACCTTCCTAAAGGAGGGAAGGGCAGGAAAGAGAAG GGAGATGAAGAGCCTCAGATTTCCTTCCATGGTGTGGCATACGTTGACCTCACCCCCTTGCTGTACCCAGGTGCCACACGCATCCATGGCGCCTACAGGCTCCACCCTTTCTATGAATCAGACCTCCAGCTGAAG ACCAACCGGAACCACAGCATTTTGCATGAAGCTTTTCAGGCACCGGCCACGCAGTTCAAAGGACCTCGCACCTCATCTTCCATTGGGTCCTTCAAAGCTCCTTTGTCCAAAGCTGTCAAGGAGACCAAGGAACCTTCTAAACAG AGTAAACCTGCTGACAGCTTGACTGAGGAGGCACTGGTGGTCAATGAAGAAGGCCAG ATGTTTGCAGATTCTAGaacctacattgtacttgaaaTTGCACTGGAGAAACCACTGGTCCCGAAGAAAGCCCCAGAGGAAGTGAATAAAAG AGTGGCAGAGCTGATTCATCCAAGACCAGCCCTACCTCCCAGACTGTGTGGAGCAGAGAGA GCTGTGCAGGACTTCCACTCTCAGATATCCAGCATTGCAGAGCATGTTCTGCAGCAGTACCAACAGCAGTTCGGGGCCCCGCCCCCCGGCCCCGCCCCAGCCCTGGATATCAGCTCTCAGGAGCAGCGCAGAGCTCAGCTTCTGGGAGAGCTCAACTACTCGGGCAAATACTTTTCCTTTAAAGAGCAACTGAAG TACTCGGTGGTGCGTGTGGTGCGGGAAAAGATGCTGAGAAGTGAAGCCTTCAGGGAACCAGAGCAGCTTCGCGCCTTCCTCAGTCAGCTTTACATCTTCCTGGTGGACGAGATGCACGTAGCCCTCAACAAG CCTCTGTCTGTGGATGCTGAGGTGCTGCAACACCCCCCACCACAACTCAGCTGTGTTCAGATCCGACAGTTTGCCCGAGAAGCTGAGATGAACCAGGATTATGCCCTCGCCAAACACTACTACTTAgag cagcTGGCTCAGGACCGCAGCAACGCGGCCCATTGGTTTGACTTTGGCTCATTCTGcatgttgacctctgacctccagaAGGCAGACGAGTGTTTTCGCCAGGCCGTGTCCGTTCAGCAGACCCACCTGCCGAG TCTGCTGATGTGCGGCATCCTGGCAGAGATGAACGGCCACACCGAGGAAGCAGAAGCCTTTTTGGAAGGAGCAACTTGTGTGGAGCCCAGCAGTGGGCTGTCCTGGACTTTATTTG GACTGTTCCATCAGGGCCAGGGCAACAGCGTTCAGGCTGAGATGGCGTTTCTGGAAGCTAGCAAGCTGCACGCTGGAGGTCCTcagaaaaaaaccccagaaCTACAGACAGAGATTCTGCAAGAGGCACGGAAGGGGGACAACCGAGGCAGTGGAGGCCCTGATGAGAGGGCCGAGACCCCCCCGTCCACCACTATATACATGGCGGCTGCAGAGTTCCTGCTGGAGCATCATGCGCTGCAG ATGGCCCAGAGGGCCTTGTCCCAGGAGCTgctgtgtccccagggggggctGAGCGCCTCCTACCACCTGGCCCTGGCCCGCCTGCACATGCTCAGAGGAGAGTACGCCGACGCCGAGTCCGGCCTGCAGGAGGCGCTGAGGAAGACTGTCGAG GACCCAGATGTTTGGGCCACGCACGGTCACCTGCACTACCTGACTGGTGCAGCCAGGGAGGCGCAGAAGTGCTACGAGAGGACGCTGCTGCTGGCGAGGCGGGCGTGTGACACGCACCTGGTCTACCTGCGCCTGGGCACCATCTACCTGCAGGGAGCGGAG TTTCAGAAGGCCAGGCTGACGTACCTGCGGGCCTGCAGGGCGTCGCCATCCTGCCTCACCTGGCTGGGCCTGGGCGTGGCCTGTTACCGG aTGGGGGACCTGGCAGAGGCTGAAGATGCCCTCACCGAGGCCAACCTTCTCAACAACAACCACCCGCTGGTGTGGGCGTACCTGGCACTAGTCTGCCTGCGG ACGGGGAGGAAGCTGGAGGCGGAGCAGTGCTATAAATACACGGTCAAG CTCAACTTACACAACCAGGAGCTTCTGCAGGAGATCAAGGGGCTGCAGGCTCAGGCTGGCTTCGGAGACCCCAGTTTTCAAACATTTCCTGCTCCTTATGGGCCATAA
- the LOC114793732 gene encoding transmembrane protein 100 encodes MGCETPSAQSQASATPNGSSRRADVLSSLDRLSQATGGMEKSWYRCIFPFGVISLVIGVAGTAVTCAYNDLPQTKVVSVVLLVVGLLLVVMAMACWTTHKKKRRKKKEGGSFSSDQCPL; translated from the coding sequence ATGGGGTGCGAGACCCCCAGCGCGCAGAGCCAGGCCTCGGCCACGCCCAATGGAAGCAGCAGACGCGCGGACGTGCTGTCGTCCCTGGACCGCCTCTCGCAGGCCACCGGCGGGATGGAGAAGTCGTGGTATCGCTGCATCTTCCCGTTCGGCGTCATCTCGCTGGTGATCGGCGTGGCGGGGACGGCCGTGACCTGCGCCTACAACGACCTGCCTCAGACCAAGGTGGTGTCCGTCGTGCTGCTCGTCGTGGGCCTGCTTCTGGTTGTCATGGCGATGGCCTGCTGGACCACCCACAAGAAGAAACGGCGGAAAAAGAAAGAGGGCGGGTCGTTCAGCTCTGACCAGTGTCCCTTATGA
- the LOC114793670 gene encoding uncharacterized protein LOC114793670: MAPGAAVDAVLELRGRCGEDEARIAASVRRCRQLLRGRETRLVEAASASEEPGPAEDLPPEELQDLHLLDRLLEKAMRVRSGVTRLGVAGPPSRERTRAATLQPPAAPCPPSSLIGGPSSVVRKSSSSAGAATRPGVAGPTSRERVAKMNRTRAMTLQPPAALCPPSSLSSGPSSVRKSSSSAGAATRPGVAGPTSRERVAKMNRTRAMTLQPPAALCPPSSLSSGPSSVRKSSSSAGAATRPGVASPPSRERVAKTSQSQATTLQPPAAPSRPFSLSDGPSSVRRTSSSSVPLCSAPPSPAWAAPIARQDRLWDEVVSRQHQSVPERRRFVKKLQVLLPAPPLVPADARCEAVRLARLGGALRRCYHAELSMMGVRPGESDAMLERLEKMMVDVCAEAAQLRTELNAVDESVSRGMCPVRRAGWGGQVKPRLLPALIYRSQSELQEVELLRMRVELLEQELHLQQVLSEALSPAQSPPSSLSAARLRGLYSLLAEGGSRFPSLVLDSRPHIP; this comes from the exons ATGGCGCCCGGCGCGGCCGTGGACGCGGTGCTGGAGCTGCGGGGCCGGTGCGGGGAGGACGAGGCCCGGATCGCCGCCAGCGTCCGGCGCTGCAGGCAGCTGCTGCGCGGCAG GGAGACGCGCCTGGTGGAAGCAGCGAGCGCCTCGGAGGAACCGGGCCCGGCGGAGG ATCTTCCTCCTGAGGAGCTCCAAGATCTCCATCTGCTGGACCGACTGCTGGAGAAGGCCATGCGGGTTCGCAGCGGTGTCACCAGGCTGGGCGTGGCCGGTCCTCCATCCAGGGAGCGGACCCGGGCGGCGACCCTGCAGCCACCTGCAGCTCCGTGTCCTCCATCCAGCCTCATCGGTGGACCTTCATCAGTGGTCAGGAAGTCGTCGTCTTCAGCTGGAGCTGCCACCAGGCCGGGCGTGGCCGGTCCTACATCCAGGGAGCGGGTGGCGAAGATGAACCGAACCCGGGCGATGACCCTGCAGCCACCTGCAGCTCTGTGTCCTCCATCCAGCCTCAGCAGTGGACCTTCATCAGTGAGGAAGTCATCGTCTTCAGCTGGAGCTGCCACCAGGCCGGGCGTGGCCGGTCCTACATCCAGGGAGCGGGTGGCGAAGATGAACCGAACCCGGGCGATGACCCTGCAGCCACCTGCAGCTCTGTGTCCTCCATCCAGCCTCAGCAGTGGACCTTCATCAGTGAGGAAGTCATCGTCTTCAGCTGGAGCTGCCACCAGGCCGGGCGTGGCCAGTCCTCCATCCAGGGAGCGGGTGGCGAAGACGAGCCAGAGCCAGGCGACGACATTGCAGCCGCCTGCAGCTCCGTCTCGTCCATTCAGCCTCAGCGATGGGCCTTCATCAGTGAGGAGGACATCGTCGTCTTCAGTTCCTCTCTGCAGTGCTCCGCCTTCGCCAGCCTGGGCCGCACCGATCGCCCGCCAGGACAG GTTGTGGGACGAGGTCGTGTCCCGGCAGCACCAGTCGGTTCCAGAGCGGAGACGCTTCGTTAAGAAGCTGCAG GTCCTGCTTCCAGCTCCTCCCCTGGTCCCCGCGGACGCCCGGTGCGAGGCGGTCCGGCTGGCCCGGCTGGGCGGAGCTCTGAGGCGCTGCTACCACGCGGAGCTGAGCATGATGGGAGTGCGGCCGG GCGAATCGGACGCGATGCTGGAGCGGCTGGAGAAGATGATGGTGGACGTTTGTGCAGAAGCGGCGCAGCTCAGAACCG AGCTGAACGCCGTGGACGAGTCTGTGTCTAGAGGGATGTGTCCCGTCAGGAGGGCGGGCTGGGGCGGTCAGGTGAAGCCCCGCCTCCTTCCTGCTTTGATCTACCGCAGCCAATCGGAGCTCCAGGAGGTGGAGCTGCTGCGCATGAGGGTGGAGCTCCTGGAGCAGGAGCTGCACCTGCAGCAG GTCCTCTCTGAAGCCCTAAGCCCCGCCCAGTCGCCTCCGTCCTCTCTGAGCGCCGCCCGTCTGCGGGGCCTTTACTCCCTGCTTGCTGAAGGCGGGTCCCGCTTTCCTTCTCTGGTGCTGGACTCCAGGCCGCATATCCCATAA